In Mycolicibacterium gilvum, the following are encoded in one genomic region:
- a CDS encoding helix-turn-helix domain-containing protein — translation MTIEDRGGARLTKLLADPERAERVSQIRQQMRDDDRAYAMNLALIRHAADLTQVELARRLGVGQAAVSKVERQHDLLLSTLSSYVAAAGANARIVVTVGDRDLEFDLATLADAAPPEQ, via the coding sequence ATGACCATCGAAGACCGCGGCGGTGCCCGCCTGACCAAGCTCCTCGCCGATCCCGAACGCGCCGAGCGCGTCAGCCAGATCCGCCAACAGATGCGCGACGACGACCGCGCCTACGCCATGAACCTGGCACTGATCCGGCACGCCGCCGACCTCACCCAAGTCGAACTCGCCCGACGCCTGGGAGTAGGACAAGCCGCGGTGTCCAAAGTCGAACGCCAACACGACCTGCTGCTGTCCACCCTGTCCAGCTACGTCGCCGCCGCCGGCGCCAACGCGCGCATCGTCGTCACCGTCGGAGACCGCGACCTGGAATTCGACCTCGCCACCCTGGCCGACGCAGCGCCACCGGAACAGTAA